From the genome of Eucalyptus grandis isolate ANBG69807.140 chromosome 2, ASM1654582v1, whole genome shotgun sequence, one region includes:
- the LOC120286279 gene encoding glutamine synthetase leaf isozyme, chloroplastic-like, whose protein sequence is MGEEGGFEVIKKAILNLSLRHEEHIGTSYGEGNGRRLTGQHETANIDTFSWVVANRGCSFRVGHNTKRQGKGYLEDGHPVSNMKPYVVTSLHAETTIIREPTLEAKALAAHKLALKV, encoded by the exons ATGGGAGAAGAGGGAGGCTTTGAAGTGATAAAGAAGGCAATTTTGAATCTCTCACTTCGCCACGAAGAGCACATTGGCACCTCTTATGGAGAAGGAAATGGGAGAAGGTTGACGGGCCAGCATGAAACAGCCAATATTGACACATTTTCTTGG GTAGTTGCCAATCGTGGTTGCTCATTCCGTGTGGGCCATAACACTAAGAGGCAAGGAAA AGGTTACTTGGAAGATGGGCATCCTGTCTCAAACATGAAACCATATGTTGTGACCTCGTTACATGCAGAAACTACAATTATACGAGAGCCCACCCTTGAGGCTAAAGCTCTTGCTGCTCATAAGCTTGCATTGAAGGTCTAA
- the LOC104425147 gene encoding protein FAR1-RELATED SEQUENCE 7 translates to MGVGEEEFEHEPYVGLEFDTADDARIFYGNYASRVGFRIRSGQLYRSRVDGSVCNRRFVCWKEGFQINSRTGCPAFVRVKKSDSGKWVLDQFAKDHNHDLDTCEKNHPANSQCKSSATTAQVVDLCRKPQIKQLDVVDNGCSSSSSIFSAKRIKPGANEGLVKFEPYVGLKFDSANEAYQYYDTYAGNVGFRVRIGQLFRSKNDGSITSRRFVCSKEGFQHPSRVGCGAFMRIKRHDNGRWIVDRYQLEHNHELEMQMKANRGSASRKLLDEINETSEKLDIAKKHNGSLVKKHRANNIGSDWYTVLHNYFQNRQAEDIGFFYAVDVQMGCCRSIFWADGRSRFSCSQFGDAIIFDTSYKQNNYVVPFATFVGVNHHKQPVLLGCALVANESKESFIWLFETWLRAMSGCHPKSIIADHDDSILQAIAQVFPSSHHRFSMWQIKTKEREHLSPRSSDCKYEYEKCVYQSHTVGEFDAAWDALLSKYSLRENAWLKEMYEKRENWVPLYLRGTFFAGIPIDGLDAFFDPYLNSQTSLEEFVMRYEQGLEQRRGNERKEDYNSFNLQAYLQTNEPMEEQCRRLYTLSVFKVFQRELLQSYGYLGAKIHEQGAICRYLIHKCGNENEKHIVTFCSSNLDVSCGCQMFESEGVLCRHALRLFQILDIRELPSRYILHRWTRSAEYGTVRDFESGGSSHEIKAKMVWSLREIAAKYVEFGATSFEKYKLAYEIMHEGGRKLCWQR, encoded by the coding sequence ATGGGGGTGGGGGAAGAAGAGTTTGAACATGAGCCATATGTGGGGTTGGAGTTTGATACTGCAGATGATGCTCGTATTTTCTATGGCAATTATGCATCACGAGTGGGTTTTAGAATACGATCTGGTCAATTGTATCGATCGCGAGTGGATGGATCGGTTTGTAACAGGAGATTTGTGTGCTGGAAAGAAGGGTTTCAAATTAATTCAAGGACAGGATGCCCTGCATTCGTAAGGGTGAAAAAATCTGATTCTGGCAAGTGGGTCCTTGACCAATTTGCGAAAGATCATAATCATGATCTCGACACTTGTGAGAAGAATCATCCTGCCAATTCCCAGTGCAAAAGTTCAGCAACAACTGCTCAAGTAGTTGATTTGTGCCGTAAGCCACAGATAAAACAGCTTGATGTTGTTGATAATGGatgctcatcttcttcaagtatTTTCAGTGCCAAACGCATTAAACCGGGGGCAAATGAAGGACTAGTGAAATTTGAGCCCTATGTGGGTCTAAAGTTTGATTCAGCTAACGAAGCATACCAGTATTATGATACATATGCTGGGAATGTGGGATTTAGAGTTCGTATTGGTCAGTTGTTTCGATCAAAGAATGATGGTTCAATTACTTCTCGGAGATTTGTATGCTCAAAAGAAGGATTTCAGCATCCTTCTAGGGTTGGGTGTGGTGCATTTATGAGGATTAAGAGGCATGATAATGGAAGGTGGATTGTTGATCGATATCAACTAGAGCATAACCATGAGCTTGAGATGCAAATGAAAGCCAACAGAGGTTCAGCTTCTAGGAAACTTTTAGATGAGATTAATGAAACATCGGAAAAACTAGACATTGCTAAAAAGCACAATGGGAGCCTTGTAAAGAAACATCGTGCGAACAACATAGGAAGTGATTGGTATACCGTGCTTCATAATTACTTTCAGAACCGACAGGCTGAGGACATCGGATTCTTTTATGCTGTTGATGTACAGATGGGTTGCTGTAGAAGTATTTTCTGGGCTGATGGCAGATCTAGGTTTTCCTGCAGTCAGTTTGGTGATGCCATCATTTTTGATACCTCCTATAAGCAAAACAATTATGTGGTGCCATTTGCTACTTTTGTTGGTGTTAATCACCACAAGCAGCCGGTTCTTCTTGGATGTGCTCTAGTTGCTAATGAATCGAAGGAGTCCTTCATATGGTTATTTGAGACATGGCTCAGGGCAATGTCTGGGTGCCATCCCAAGTCAATAATAGCTGATCATGATGATTCCATTCTGCAAGCGATTGCACAAGTTTTTCCTTCGAGTCATCATCGATTCTCAATGTGGCAAATTAAGACAAAAGAACGTGAGCATTTGAGTCCACGGAGTAGTGATTGTAAATATGAATATGAGAAATGTGTTTATCAAAGTCATACAGTTGGTGAATTTGATGCTGCATGGGATGCTCTTCTCAGCAAATATAGCCTGAGGGAAAATGCTTGGCTGAAGGAAATGTATGAAAAGCGTGAAAACTGGGTTCCACTGTACTTACGTGGAACATTTTTTGCTGGAATTCCCATTGATGGTCTAGATGCCTTTTTTGATCCATATTTAAATTCTCAAACGTCACTTGAAGAATTTGTCATGAGATATGAGCAAGGTTTGGAGCAACGTCGTGGCAacgaaaggaaagaagattaTAATTCATTCAACTTGCAAGCATATTTGCAGACAAATGAACCAATGGAAGAGCAATGTAGGAGGCTTTATACCCTTTCTGTTTTCAAAGTTTTCCAGAGGGAACTTTTACAAAGCTACGGTTATCTAGGTGCCAAGATTCATGAACAAGGGGCCATCTGCAGATATTTGATCCATAAGTGTGGCAATGAGAATGAGAAACATATTGTTACCTTTTGTTCATCCAATCTCGATGTGAGTTGTGGCTGTCAAATGTTTGAATCAGAGGGTGTATTGTGTAGACATGCTTTGAGATTGTTCCAGATTCTAGATATTAGGGAGCTTCCATCTCGCTACATCTTACATAGGTGGACGAGGAGTGCTGAGTATGGCACTGTACGTGATTTTGAATCAGGAGGTAGCTCCCATGAAATTAAGGCTAAGATGGTCTGGAGTCTTCGTGAAATTGCTGCCAAATATGTAGAGTTTGGTGCCAcatcttttgagaaatacaAACTTGCTTATGAAATTATGCATGAGGGTGGGAGAAAACTTTGCTGGCAGAGGTAA
- the LOC120290543 gene encoding putative disease resistance protein RGA4, whose amino-acid sequence MAEAVIGSIAEKIIEILGSQAIETVGKLWGIKHELEALKKTVSLLQPVLDDAEEQYHHAHIRIWVEQLKDAFYEAQDVLEEFNIEAMRQELRGHNERMKAVRTFFSSSNQLAFKLKMSDKVRVVRVRIEAFKANRIPTLKEHPKKEWRNREETHSFIREEDIKGREDDKEIVMKFLLDSNMEENVSILPIVGIGGLGKTALAKYVYGDKTWLSLKTSLVEGAKGSKILITTRLPSMAKITGTTPPHFLGGLSESTPFDLLMQMACCNKEELQDPDMLVIGKDIVRKCCGVPLVVRTVGSLLFFKKTKSEWLHFKEYDLLKVSQNEECIKQVLKLSYDHLPSHLKQCFALCSLFPKDYELKKQTLVDLWMAEGFIRPSDRGQHLEDIAHGYFMDLLWSNFFQEFQEDVGTCKMHDLMHDLACSVAGTECWVAWDDTKHIHERTHHISYDSTFNFMSKFPISQVKASALRTFLSVTRYWERDPMIEVDLRRLIQSFKRLRILDLHAANVEKVPRSIGKLKYLTYLDLSYNEKLKRLPNSITRLQKLQKLNLKSCSKLKELPRDIRKLVSLRNLDIDDCNELSYMPCGLGQLSSLHRLSCFILPKDKALAKKYCGLGELNRLNNIRGALSIENLGSVTNAVEESQAANLREKSSLEVLGLSWGNVNITDEAIAMITKRDEALLDGLRPPDNLQKLIIKGYNDCPNFKELSEQIEKCEELDISKDESGNILDFHGGLQSLRSVEIEGLPALTSLPQWLLQARNLERLTIWSCRKLKDIPEQIEALQSLQNLVIIQCPSLTSFPEAMRRLTSLTHLTIYRCPKLEESCKRQAGKDWDKIAHIPHIRIDCRSCTNFLH is encoded by the exons ATGGCAGAAGCTGTCATTGGTAGCATTGCTGAAAAGATCATTGAGATTTTAGGTTCTCAAGCAATAGAAACAGTTGGAAAGTTATGGGGCATCAAGCATGAACTCGAGGCCCTCAAGAAGACTGTCTCCCTTCTTCAGCCTGTACTGGACGATGCAGAAGAGCAATACCACCATGCCCACATCCGAATTTGGGTTGAGCAACTGAAAGACGCTTTCTATGAGGCGCAGGATGTGCTTGAAGAATTCAACATAGAAGCTATGCGACAAGAACTGAGGGGCCACAATGAAAGGATGAAGGCGGTAAGGACATTTTTCTCAAGTTCAAACCAGCTTGCTTTTAAATTGAAGATGAGTGACAAAGTAAGAGTAGTGAGGGTGAGAATAGAAGCCTTTAAGGCTAATAGAATACCCACCTTGAAGGAGCACCCCAAGAAAGAGTGGAGGAATAGAGAAGAGACGCATTCATTTATACGTGAGGAAGAtattaaaggaagagaagatgaTAAGGAGATAGTTATGAAATTTTTACTGGATTCAAACATGGAAGAGAATGTTTCCATCCTTCCAATAGTTGGTATTGGTGGACTTGGAAAAACAGCTCTTGCTAAATATGTGTATGGAGATA AAACATGGTTGAGCTTGAAAACTTCATTGGTCGAAGGTGCTAAAGGAAGCAAGATCCTTATAACTACACGCCTTCCTTCGATGGCAAAGATCACCGGCACTACTCCACCTCATTTTCTCGGAGGCTTATCTGAAAGTACACCTTTTGATTTACTAATGCAAATGGCTTGTTGTAACAAAGAGGAGTTACAAGATCCTGACATGCTAGTTATTGGTAAAGATATAGTTAGAAAGTGCTGTGGTGTTCCATTAGTTGTTCGAACTGTTGGGAGCTTACTATTCTTTAAGAAAACTAAATCCGAGTGGTTACATTTCAAAGAATATGACCTCCTAAAAGTGTCTCAAAACGAAGAATGCATAAAACAGGTTCTGAAGCTAAGTTATGACCATCTTCCTTCAcatttgaaacaatgttttgCATTATGTTCATTGTTTCCTAAAGATTATGAGTTAAAAAAGCAGACTTTGGTCGATCTTTGGATGGCAGAAGGATTTATCCGGCCATCAGATAGAGGTCAACATTTAGAAGACATTGCTCATGGATATTTCATGGATCTACTTTGGAGTAACTTCTTCCAAGAATTTCAAGAGGATGTGGGAACTTgcaagatgcatgatttgatgcaTGATCTAGCTTGCTCGGTTGCTGGGACCGAGTGTTGGGTGGCATGGGATGACACAAAACACATACATGAAAGAACTCATCATATATCTTATGAttcaactttcaatttcatGAGTAAATTTCCAATCTCACAAGTGAAAGCTAGTGCACTAAGAACATTTTTGTCCGTTACAAGATATTGGGAAAGGGATCCAATGATTGAAGTAGATCTACGCCGACTCATTCAAAGTTTCAAGAGGTTGCGCATCTTGGATTTACATGCCGCAAATGTCGAGAAGGTGCCAAGGTCCATTGGTAAGTTGAAGTATCTCACATATCTTGATCTCTCTTACAATGAAAAACTCAAGAGGCTTCCTAACTCCATTACGAGGTTGCAGAAGTTGCAAAAACTTAATCTTAAGAGTTGTTCTAAACTGAAAGAATTGCCAAGGGATATAAGGAAGTTAGTCAGCCTTCGAAATCTAGACATAGATGATTGTAATGAACTTAGTTATATGCCATGTGGACTAGGGCAATTGAGTTCGTTGCATAGGTTAAGTTGCTTTATATTGCCCAAAGATAAAGCTCTTGCTAAGAAATATTGCGGACTTGGGGAGCTAAATAGGCTTAATAACATCCGGGGAGCACTttccattgaaaatttgggaagtGTGACAAATGCAGTAGAAGAATCCCAAGCCGCGAACCTGAGAGAGAAGAGTTCTTTAGAAGTCTTGGGTCTTTCATGGGGCAATGTCAATATTACTGATGAAGCAATTGCAATGATTACGAAGAGAGATGAAGCACTATTAGATGGATTGAGGCCGCCTGACAATCTGCAGAAGTTGATTATTAAAGGATATAATG ATTGCCCCAATTTTAAGGAATTATCAGAGCAAATCGAGAAATGTGAGGAGCTGGATATATCCAAAGACGAAAGCGGCAACATCTTGGATTTCCATGGAGGCCTTCAGAGTCTCCGCTCCGTGGAAATCGAGGGCCTTCCTGCACTGACATCTCTCCCACAGTGGCTTCTACAAGCCCGCAATCTTGAGCGTCTCACAATTTGGAGTTGCCGCAAGTTGAAGGATATACCAGAGCAGATCGAGGCCCTTCAATCACTTCAAAATCTCGTCATCATTCAGTGTCCCTCATTGACATCATTCCCTGAAGCAATGCGAAGGCTCACATCCCTTACTCACCTAACCATCTACCGTTGCCCAAAATTGGAGGAGAGTTGCAAAAGACAAGCAGGCAAGGACTGGGACAAGATCGCTCATATCCCGCACATACGAATTGATTGTAGATCGTGCACTAATTTTCTTCACTGA